A genomic region of Gimesia chilikensis contains the following coding sequences:
- the trpC gene encoding indole-3-glycerol phosphate synthase TrpC: MSNILEEIIQHKQGEVSQAKIRVPAAALVDQLSTAPPIRDFVASLRNHGPVGMIAEVKKASPSAGIIRDDFHPVEIALTYERFGAACLSVLTDENYFQGHLDYLKAVRAAVTIPVMRKEFIIDRYQILEARVAGADCVLLIAECLDDTQLHDLYGYAQELGMQALVEIYEPDNLDRVLKLNPPMLGINNRNLKTFVTSLDHSIELSPRLPEDCLLISESGIRNRDDVLRLQEAGVRGILVGETLMRSPEIGDKVCELLGRSAS, from the coding sequence GTGAGCAACATTCTCGAAGAAATCATCCAACACAAACAGGGCGAAGTCAGCCAGGCTAAAATTCGCGTGCCCGCTGCAGCGCTGGTCGATCAGTTATCAACGGCGCCTCCCATACGTGATTTTGTTGCATCCCTGCGAAACCACGGCCCTGTCGGAATGATCGCTGAGGTAAAAAAAGCCTCTCCCTCTGCCGGAATTATTCGGGATGATTTTCATCCGGTTGAAATTGCACTGACCTATGAACGGTTCGGAGCAGCCTGTCTGAGTGTCTTGACCGACGAGAACTATTTCCAGGGGCACCTCGATTACCTTAAGGCGGTTCGTGCTGCCGTCACGATTCCCGTCATGCGAAAAGAGTTCATCATCGATCGCTACCAGATCCTGGAAGCACGCGTCGCGGGCGCGGATTGCGTCCTCTTGATCGCCGAGTGCCTGGATGATACGCAGCTGCATGATCTGTACGGCTATGCCCAGGAGCTGGGAATGCAGGCTCTGGTCGAAATCTATGAACCCGACAACCTTGATCGGGTCCTGAAACTCAACCCACCCATGCTGGGGATCAACAACCGCAACCTGAAAACATTCGTCACCAGCCTGGATCACTCCATTGAACTCAGCCCCCGTCTGCCGGAAGACTGTCTGTTGATCAGTGAGAGTGGCATTCGGAACCGCGACGACGTCCTGCGACTGCAGGAGGCCGGCGTGCGAGGCATTCTGGTAGGCGAAACACTCATGCGCTCACCGGAAATCGGCGACAAAGTCTGCGAACTGCTGGGGCGCTCAGCTTCCTGA
- a CDS encoding CPBP family intramembrane glutamic endopeptidase: MLQFLLLLLTLVSIRYWFLIIKAQSLTPVFELNPERTTSELSPPVLLALLWICYQVVVSLNPPPPAPLELNQIIQSCLILLALTGILLLILTMVSWKSLAQLGFRLDQIPTQLRDGALGFLLALVPVILLLVATHPFRSEETLHPLLQLLRSAPGVVAIGWVFLSAIVVAPLFEELLYRVLLQSWLEGFLTPLRAIVVSSLIFSLVHGFPDSIPLFPLAFLLGTLYYYRRSYIANVFMHALFNAINFALALAGDELPG, translated from the coding sequence GTGTTACAATTTTTACTCTTGCTGCTGACCCTGGTGAGCATCCGTTATTGGTTTCTCATTATCAAGGCGCAAAGTCTGACGCCGGTCTTCGAGTTGAATCCCGAGCGGACCACATCCGAGTTGTCGCCGCCGGTTCTGCTGGCGTTGCTCTGGATATGCTATCAGGTGGTTGTATCGTTGAATCCACCACCGCCTGCGCCGCTGGAGCTGAACCAGATTATCCAGTCCTGTTTGATTTTACTCGCGCTGACAGGGATCCTGCTGCTGATTCTGACGATGGTCAGTTGGAAATCGTTGGCACAACTTGGATTTCGGCTGGATCAGATCCCCACACAACTGCGGGACGGTGCACTCGGGTTTCTGCTGGCCCTGGTGCCCGTCATTCTACTGCTGGTGGCCACACATCCTTTCCGTTCGGAGGAAACACTGCACCCACTGTTACAGTTATTGCGGTCCGCTCCGGGTGTGGTCGCGATTGGCTGGGTTTTTCTGTCGGCGATCGTGGTGGCTCCCCTGTTTGAAGAACTCCTCTATCGTGTGCTGTTACAGAGCTGGCTGGAGGGCTTTCTGACTCCGTTGCGGGCGATCGTCGTCAGTTCCTTGATTTTCAGCCTGGTACATGGGTTTCCGGACTCGATCCCTCTGTTTCCGCTTGCGTTTCTGCTGGGGACGCTCTATTACTACCGGCGAAGTTACATTGCCAATGTGTTCATGCATGCGCTGTTTAATGCGATCAATTTCGCCCTTGCTCTGGCCGGTGATGAACTGCCAGGCTAA
- a CDS encoding SGNH/GDSL hydrolase family protein: MKTLKLIPLLLLCLITFSQSALAEQDAKEAWQKLVRSPRFNKRPAFQYVKNNPQLPNVLLYGDSISIAYTDATREALKGKANVYRLYCNGGDSSSFIEKMKTMHATMQKDDLTAPWKFDWDVIHFNVGLHDLKYMNGKKLDRVNGTQAISPADYEKNLRAIIAYLKQLAPKAKLIFATTTPVPEGEPGRIAGDAAKYNQIALKVLKDYPEIAVDDLYAFTKPQHAQWWTKPGNVHFNTAGATAQGKEVARVIEQQLKPKQD, from the coding sequence ATGAAAACGCTCAAACTGATTCCGCTGCTGCTGCTCTGTCTGATCACCTTCTCACAGTCGGCCCTGGCCGAACAGGATGCCAAAGAAGCCTGGCAGAAACTGGTTCGCTCTCCTCGCTTCAATAAGCGCCCCGCGTTCCAATACGTCAAAAACAATCCTCAACTGCCGAACGTACTGCTCTATGGAGATTCCATTTCCATCGCTTATACCGATGCCACTCGCGAGGCCCTCAAAGGTAAAGCCAACGTCTACCGTCTGTACTGCAACGGCGGCGATTCCTCTTCATTTATTGAGAAGATGAAAACGATGCACGCCACCATGCAAAAAGACGACCTCACCGCCCCCTGGAAATTTGACTGGGACGTAATTCACTTCAACGTCGGGCTGCACGACCTGAAGTACATGAATGGCAAAAAGCTGGATCGGGTGAACGGCACCCAGGCGATTTCTCCCGCTGACTACGAAAAGAATCTGCGGGCCATCATCGCTTATCTCAAACAGCTGGCCCCCAAAGCCAAACTGATTTTCGCAACGACCACGCCCGTGCCCGAAGGAGAGCCGGGGCGGATCGCCGGTGACGCAGCGAAATACAACCAGATCGCATTGAAGGTCCTCAAGGACTATCCCGAAATTGCCGTCGATGACCTGTATGCTTTCACAAAGCCACAGCATGCCCAGTGGTGGACCAAACCGGGCAACGTGCACTTCAATACCGCCGGTGCCACCGCACAGGGGAAAGAGGTGGCCCGGGTCATCGAACAGCAACTCAAACCGAAACAGGATTAA
- a CDS encoding phosphoesterase has product MSDTEQQVEHVMVVPTLLFHEVGHFQGFNDQVEPYMKTLFDPNYISFRPRDTVEEDPSFKQLIPYCIFRHEGKIFYYTRGSKGGESRLHSKRSIGIGGHISLEDDAKAGSTYREGMQRELDEEVSMDTTFTERCVGLINDDETEVGKVHLGIVHIFDLELPKVLPREESIIETGFDSPEKLLQELDQFETWSQICLKGLFDLN; this is encoded by the coding sequence ATGTCAGATACCGAACAACAAGTGGAACACGTCATGGTCGTCCCCACACTCCTTTTCCACGAGGTCGGTCATTTTCAGGGATTCAACGATCAGGTCGAACCGTACATGAAAACCCTCTTCGACCCGAATTACATCAGCTTTCGCCCCCGCGACACGGTTGAAGAAGATCCCAGCTTCAAACAGCTGATTCCCTACTGCATTTTCCGGCACGAGGGGAAGATCTTCTACTATACCCGTGGCTCCAAAGGGGGAGAATCGCGTCTGCACAGTAAGCGGTCAATTGGCATCGGCGGCCATATTTCACTGGAAGACGACGCCAAAGCCGGTTCCACCTACCGCGAGGGGATGCAGCGGGAACTGGACGAAGAAGTCTCCATGGATACCACCTTCACGGAACGCTGTGTCGGACTGATTAATGACGACGAAACCGAGGTCGGAAAGGTCCACTTGGGAATAGTTCACATTTTTGACCTGGAGTTGCCCAAAGTTCTACCCCGTGAAGAGTCGATTATAGAGACAGGGTTTGACTCACCGGAAAAACTGTTACAAGAGTTAGATCAGTTCGAAACATGGTCACAGATCTGCCTCAAAGGCTTATTTGATCTAAATTAA
- a CDS encoding sigma 54-interacting transcriptional regulator gives MKKHGFKERAILFTGGILAVVYSVIVLGFVTTSPDLRLRAMLDSVQSESGEEGPDGIEIKATPSIKKEGAFSPPKPGDILTKIGEYPIRTFLDFSQVLSKLRDMKLPPGGHLRPQADPTEHDVPYMVEMEGNRFINVEFYSRTDNADSPPTYTLKSAWVQIQAIPSGDVAISLLWFSLELIILAIGAFAYWMRPFDRTTRIFFVMGIITLVAFIGGYNWWIIAGALALNIPFVLAAVLVPAITLHFFITYPRSIPWLSQYPIGLLRAIYSVPVATCTLILACLIYLRLTSHISDGSVELANQDYSPLVFQVVSVLRWAVYSYISVAGIYYLMTLGALLNNYFKSQNPYERNQLKWIAWAGLISIIPVGYSLYLAEFNRTQFALGGAGIPMFLASVSFMAAFVVGIIRYRLMLIDQIISRGMLFYVVSAGISIVYATVISLGSLYGTQLNRTPSTNQAISVFLVMLFAISLLLWSRDRVQRLIDRRFFRQKYQLDKALKRMNRAVGRLGDQRSIADRMLTSCREVLQVKSAAIYLLNPEHTQFDLLTGFHIENSPSTVPCNAELLEILEEELAFQRVATGLLKEASPAQQLLRLIGFDFIYNLELDGEFAGFVALGQRTAGSAYSAEDLTFLNAMGQITSIALHSTKIHQDLRRLNEEMRIKVEKIDDQRRLVSVLQSELTSSQEIAERSEPHAVQRGLIKGNSPAIRQVMETVRKVANSESTVLIRGESGTGKELLAQAVHENSSRHEKPLVRVNCAALSPSLLESELFGHVKGAFTGAHEDRVGRFEMANGGTLFLDEIGDISLDTQVKLLRVLQERAFERVGGSETLHVDVRLITATHQNLEQRIAEGLFREDLYYRLNVISITLPPLRERRDDIFELAFYFLKRTAHRLGKRISHIDPDAIEALERADWPGNIRQLENVIERAVVLAEEEVITLKDLPADLVSGNRRMPVRVIETKQVRSEPSRRIPLSDVEVISFPGTESQADRQLSEPEQLKQALAECDGNKAQAARMLGMPRSTYYSKLKKYGIG, from the coding sequence ATGAAAAAGCATGGATTCAAAGAACGCGCTATTCTCTTCACCGGCGGCATTCTGGCTGTCGTATATAGTGTGATCGTATTAGGCTTCGTTACAACCAGCCCAGACCTGCGTCTGCGGGCGATGCTGGATAGCGTCCAGTCTGAGTCAGGGGAAGAGGGACCTGACGGGATCGAAATCAAAGCGACTCCCAGCATCAAGAAGGAAGGGGCCTTTTCGCCTCCGAAACCGGGTGACATTCTCACGAAGATCGGCGAGTATCCGATTCGGACGTTCCTCGATTTCTCTCAGGTTCTCAGCAAACTGCGCGACATGAAGCTTCCTCCCGGTGGTCATCTTCGTCCGCAGGCCGATCCCACGGAACATGATGTGCCCTATATGGTGGAAATGGAGGGCAACCGGTTTATCAATGTCGAGTTTTACAGCCGCACTGATAACGCCGATAGTCCACCGACCTATACACTGAAGTCGGCGTGGGTTCAGATTCAGGCGATTCCATCGGGTGATGTCGCGATCTCATTGCTCTGGTTTTCGCTGGAACTGATCATTCTGGCGATCGGGGCTTTTGCCTACTGGATGCGGCCCTTCGACCGGACCACACGAATCTTCTTTGTGATGGGGATCATCACCCTCGTCGCTTTTATCGGTGGTTATAACTGGTGGATTATCGCCGGTGCCCTGGCGTTGAATATTCCGTTTGTCCTGGCGGCCGTTCTGGTGCCTGCGATTACGCTCCACTTCTTTATTACGTATCCAAGATCCATTCCCTGGTTGTCCCAATATCCCATTGGTCTTTTGCGTGCCATATATTCCGTGCCCGTCGCGACCTGCACCCTGATCCTGGCCTGTCTGATTTATCTGCGTCTGACCTCACACATCAGCGATGGTTCCGTGGAACTGGCTAATCAGGATTATTCCCCGCTCGTGTTTCAGGTGGTTTCGGTCCTGCGCTGGGCTGTTTACAGTTATATCAGTGTGGCTGGTATCTATTATCTGATGACGCTGGGCGCGCTGCTCAATAATTATTTCAAGAGCCAGAATCCTTATGAGCGGAATCAGCTGAAATGGATTGCCTGGGCAGGGTTGATCTCGATTATTCCCGTGGGGTACTCACTTTATCTGGCGGAATTTAACCGGACCCAGTTCGCCCTGGGGGGCGCTGGGATTCCGATGTTCCTGGCCAGTGTCTCCTTCATGGCTGCGTTCGTTGTGGGCATCATTCGGTACCGGTTGATGCTGATCGATCAGATTATCAGCCGCGGGATGCTGTTCTATGTCGTCAGTGCGGGGATCTCAATTGTGTATGCGACCGTGATTTCCCTGGGGTCGCTCTATGGAACGCAGTTGAATCGCACGCCGAGCACCAATCAGGCGATCTCCGTCTTTCTGGTAATGCTGTTTGCGATCTCACTGTTGCTCTGGTCGCGCGACCGCGTGCAACGGCTCATCGACAGGCGTTTCTTCCGTCAGAAATATCAGCTTGATAAAGCACTGAAGCGTATGAATCGCGCCGTCGGTCGCCTGGGGGATCAGCGTTCGATTGCCGACCGCATGCTCACCTCCTGCCGCGAGGTGCTTCAGGTTAAAAGTGCAGCCATCTACCTGTTGAATCCGGAGCATACGCAATTTGATCTGTTGACCGGGTTTCACATTGAGAATTCTCCCTCGACGGTTCCCTGTAATGCGGAACTACTGGAAATCCTTGAAGAAGAGCTTGCCTTCCAGCGGGTCGCGACAGGTCTGTTGAAAGAGGCGTCCCCCGCTCAGCAACTGCTGCGGCTGATCGGCTTCGATTTCATTTATAATCTTGAGTTGGATGGAGAGTTTGCCGGTTTCGTGGCCCTGGGACAGAGAACTGCCGGCAGTGCTTATTCTGCAGAAGACCTGACGTTCCTGAACGCCATGGGGCAGATCACCAGTATCGCTTTACACAGTACCAAGATTCACCAGGACCTCAGACGTCTCAATGAAGAGATGCGGATCAAGGTAGAAAAAATCGACGATCAACGGCGACTGGTCTCTGTATTGCAGTCCGAGTTAACCAGTTCGCAGGAAATTGCCGAACGGAGTGAACCGCATGCTGTGCAGCGGGGGTTGATTAAGGGGAACAGCCCGGCGATCCGTCAGGTGATGGAGACCGTGCGTAAGGTTGCCAATTCGGAATCGACGGTTCTGATTCGCGGCGAGAGCGGAACCGGGAAAGAACTCCTGGCTCAAGCGGTTCACGAAAACAGTTCGCGTCACGAGAAGCCGCTGGTGCGGGTGAACTGTGCGGCATTGTCGCCCAGTCTGCTGGAAAGCGAACTGTTCGGCCATGTGAAAGGGGCGTTTACCGGGGCGCATGAAGACCGTGTCGGCCGATTTGAAATGGCGAATGGGGGGACTCTGTTCCTCGATGAAATCGGAGATATTTCACTCGATACCCAGGTCAAGCTGCTGCGGGTTCTGCAGGAGCGTGCCTTCGAACGGGTGGGGGGATCGGAAACACTGCACGTGGATGTGCGGCTGATTACCGCGACGCACCAGAACCTCGAACAGCGAATTGCCGAGGGACTGTTCCGTGAGGATTTATACTATCGTCTGAATGTGATCAGCATTACCCTGCCTCCACTTCGCGAACGACGGGATGACATTTTTGAACTGGCATTCTACTTCCTGAAACGCACCGCACATCGTCTGGGAAAACGCATTTCACATATCGACCCCGATGCCATCGAAGCGCTGGAGCGTGCTGACTGGCCGGGTAATATCAGACAGCTGGAAAACGTGATTGAGCGCGCGGTCGTGCTGGCTGAAGAAGAAGTCATTACGTTGAAAGATTTGCCTGCAGATCTCGTCAGTGGAAACAGGCGGATGCCGGTGCGGGTTATCGAAACCAAACAGGTCCGATCTGAGCCATCGAGACGTATCCCGTTATCTGATGTGGAGGTGATCTCTTTCCCGGGCACAGAGAGCCAGGCGGATCGTCAGCTTTCCGAGCCGGAACAACTCAAGCAGGCGCTGGCGGAATGTGATGGTAATAAAGCCCAGGCTGCCCGCATGCTGGGGATGCCCCGCAGTACGTATTACAGCAAGCTGAAAAAATACGGTATTGGCTGA
- a CDS encoding alkaline phosphatase D family protein, whose amino-acid sequence MRFYCLCCLLFVFGCEQSKPTTPAPVVEQGEAAPIPDEQQAGDQHAEAHKGEPLAGMGVMVGELTPDSALVQVRLTETDKLVDRDVKGTSGVVRFTLQPVAAKGGAEIKDNPQTIEAVADHDFIARAAFTGLAPGTKYECKTEIGKTAEHLHAGPVAHFETLPGPTLAEPVKFVVVTGMNYAKFHGDDRIDKKQHLIENNTNLPQPYSGPDKHLGYPALETILKLKPLFFVGTGDNVYYDTPDNPRAKTIPEMRQKWHEQFIQPRYRDLFAEVPTYWEIDDHDYRIDDGDNTGDHHPTPQEGRDMMLEQLPVAPMGDKDAKTYRTHRVSKDLQIWLPENRMYRSPNAMEDGPEKSIWGKEQRAWLQKTLKESDATYKLLISPTPMIGPDDLRKTDNHCDIGGFRHERDDFFKWLKENGLDQQNFFIVCGDRHWQYHSVDPSGFEEFSSGALVDANSRLGRKPGDPKSTDAKGEIKQPYYQDPRSGGFLEVKVTPAEKAQPATLSFLFHDEKGKLLYQHDIPPKK is encoded by the coding sequence ATGAGATTCTACTGTCTGTGCTGTCTGTTATTTGTTTTCGGTTGTGAACAATCCAAACCTACGACACCGGCGCCGGTGGTCGAGCAGGGGGAAGCGGCTCCGATTCCCGATGAACAGCAGGCAGGCGATCAGCATGCCGAAGCGCACAAGGGAGAACCGCTGGCCGGGATGGGCGTTATGGTAGGAGAACTCACTCCAGACAGCGCACTGGTGCAGGTGCGTCTGACAGAGACTGATAAGCTCGTTGACAGGGATGTGAAAGGAACGTCGGGCGTCGTCCGCTTTACGTTGCAACCCGTGGCGGCTAAAGGGGGAGCGGAAATCAAAGACAACCCCCAGACAATCGAAGCAGTTGCCGATCATGATTTTATCGCCCGGGCTGCTTTTACCGGCCTGGCTCCTGGAACGAAATACGAATGTAAAACAGAGATTGGCAAGACTGCCGAGCATCTACATGCTGGACCGGTGGCTCACTTTGAAACATTGCCCGGTCCGACCCTGGCAGAACCGGTGAAGTTCGTGGTGGTGACCGGCATGAACTATGCCAAATTTCATGGCGATGACCGGATCGATAAAAAGCAGCATTTGATCGAGAACAACACCAATCTTCCGCAGCCGTATTCCGGTCCCGATAAACATCTGGGGTACCCGGCGCTGGAGACAATTCTGAAGCTCAAGCCGTTGTTCTTCGTCGGCACCGGGGATAACGTCTACTACGATACTCCCGATAATCCCCGTGCGAAAACGATTCCCGAGATGCGACAGAAGTGGCACGAGCAGTTCATTCAGCCCCGTTATCGCGACCTGTTTGCGGAGGTGCCGACGTACTGGGAAATTGACGACCACGATTACCGCATCGACGATGGTGACAATACCGGCGATCATCACCCGACTCCCCAGGAAGGGCGGGATATGATGCTCGAACAACTGCCGGTGGCTCCCATGGGAGACAAGGATGCGAAGACGTACCGTACGCATCGAGTGAGCAAGGATCTGCAAATCTGGCTGCCCGAAAACCGGATGTACCGCAGCCCGAATGCGATGGAAGATGGTCCGGAAAAATCGATCTGGGGGAAGGAGCAGAGAGCCTGGTTGCAGAAGACGCTTAAAGAGAGCGACGCGACTTACAAACTGCTGATTTCACCCACGCCGATGATCGGTCCCGATGATCTCCGTAAAACCGACAACCATTGTGATATCGGCGGCTTTCGTCATGAGCGGGATGATTTCTTCAAGTGGCTCAAAGAGAACGGCCTGGATCAGCAGAATTTCTTCATTGTCTGCGGCGATCGACACTGGCAGTATCATTCGGTCGATCCCAGCGGTTTCGAAGAGTTCTCCTCGGGGGCCCTGGTTGATGCGAACTCACGACTGGGCCGCAAGCCCGGTGATCCCAAGTCGACCGATGCCAAGGGGGAAATCAAGCAGCCTTACTATCAGGATCCGCGTTCGGGCGGATTTCTGGAGGTGAAGGTCACACCCGCCGAGAAAGCACAGCCGGCGACGCTTTCCTTTCTGTTTCACGACGAGAAAGGAAAGCTACTCTACCAGCATGACATTCCACCCAAGAAGTAG
- a CDS encoding polysaccharide pyruvyl transferase family protein yields the protein MTFADFISRRSLLILLATLPLFSLSALEAGEDDSKQKTIFMRSGWQAVNIGDIGHTPGTLRYLEEYLPDVKVNLWLHRTTDEVTAMLKQRFPKVNIVQGKMNARGKANNPEMQKAFDESDLFLYNSGMHFNQFWPPPIYIIEACTATDKPLVLYGQSFDGFAPEDEAKMSELLSRAAAIYTRDVESFYYLRKIGVTSPSLSFGPDGCFGIDVRDDKKANAWLKAHDLKPKEFITVTLRSNTPKLKATKGTVMNPTQPTKEDIAQNELWTKKLRAVITDWVRTTKKKVLLAPEVDKEIIHAQKMILDQLPEDVKPYVVNRDPFWNVDEAASVYAQAIAVVSMEPHSCIIALSMGTPVMHLASARHGLKRWMFRDIGLSEWLFDIDNEPASQITRALLKIDAKPALSQSKVDRAMHTVNTRSKEMMGEIKEILDQQ from the coding sequence GTGACTTTTGCTGATTTCATCTCTCGTCGAAGCCTGCTGATCCTGCTGGCAACACTCCCTCTGTTTTCCCTTTCCGCACTGGAAGCTGGTGAGGATGATTCAAAACAGAAAACCATTTTCATGCGATCCGGCTGGCAGGCAGTCAACATCGGGGACATTGGGCATACGCCGGGAACTCTGCGTTACCTGGAAGAGTATCTGCCTGACGTGAAAGTCAATCTATGGTTACACCGGACCACCGATGAAGTCACCGCGATGCTCAAACAGCGGTTTCCCAAGGTGAATATCGTGCAGGGGAAAATGAATGCACGCGGTAAAGCTAATAATCCTGAGATGCAGAAAGCCTTCGATGAAAGCGACCTGTTTCTCTATAACTCCGGCATGCACTTCAACCAGTTCTGGCCACCGCCGATTTACATTATTGAAGCCTGCACTGCGACCGATAAACCGCTGGTGCTGTATGGACAGTCTTTCGATGGTTTTGCACCGGAAGATGAAGCGAAGATGAGCGAACTGCTCTCCAGGGCGGCTGCGATTTACACCCGTGACGTGGAATCGTTTTATTACCTGCGAAAGATCGGCGTGACTTCACCTTCCCTCTCCTTCGGGCCGGATGGCTGTTTTGGTATCGATGTTCGTGATGATAAAAAAGCGAATGCCTGGCTCAAAGCCCACGATTTGAAACCGAAAGAATTTATCACCGTCACACTCCGCAGCAATACCCCTAAGCTGAAAGCGACAAAGGGGACCGTGATGAACCCCACCCAGCCGACGAAGGAAGACATCGCACAGAACGAACTCTGGACGAAAAAACTGCGGGCGGTCATCACCGACTGGGTTCGCACGACGAAGAAAAAAGTGCTGCTGGCACCTGAAGTCGATAAGGAAATCATCCATGCCCAGAAGATGATTCTGGATCAGCTTCCGGAAGATGTGAAGCCTTACGTGGTCAACCGCGATCCGTTCTGGAACGTGGATGAGGCCGCTTCTGTGTATGCCCAGGCGATCGCCGTTGTCTCCATGGAGCCGCATTCCTGCATCATCGCGTTGTCGATGGGAACTCCGGTCATGCATCTGGCGAGTGCCCGTCACGGTCTCAAACGCTGGATGTTCCGCGATATCGGTCTGTCGGAGTGGTTGTTCGATATCGACAATGAACCCGCTTCACAAATTACCCGGGCCCTGCTGAAAATCGATGCCAAGCCGGCGCTGTCCCAGTCCAAGGTGGACCGGGCCATGCACACGGTGAATACACGATCGAAGGAAATGATGGGGGAGATCAAAGAGATCCTGGATCAGCAATAG
- a CDS encoding alpha/beta hydrolase: MDLVYTGKVTGALSQQLVDSYAESLKDPVAARQTDEYTNWKVLYATNRSQERNPEGKIGYTNEFDRSLQYGSSEVQISRKNHSDLKSKVIQTIWQGSPAPDGQVEINSLSAVPEVNFFEELNTLIAKSPQKDVLLFVHGFNVNFPSAVQRAAQIANELPFNGAVVCYSWPSQGGVEKYLLDGQVAQASVEPMAQFLETMVKSVPQGTKINIVVHSMGNRVVMRAMNRLPDNFAETKPFQNVVLAAPDVGVSEFRKLAPAIIEQSGRVTLYSGSGDVALVASEAVNQERRAGDSREPLIMEGVETIDVSAVDTSFMSHSYYGSNRAVLSDLFAVLKQNSSATQRKWLVSREFQGHQYWAFDKEPPEIRKVRSASL, translated from the coding sequence ATGGATCTGGTTTACACAGGCAAAGTGACCGGTGCGCTCTCACAACAGCTGGTAGACTCGTATGCAGAGTCTCTCAAAGATCCGGTCGCAGCCCGGCAGACTGATGAATACACCAACTGGAAAGTTCTGTATGCGACGAACCGGTCCCAGGAACGGAATCCAGAGGGAAAGATCGGCTACACCAATGAATTTGACCGGAGTCTGCAGTATGGATCCAGTGAGGTGCAGATCTCACGTAAGAATCACAGCGATCTGAAATCAAAAGTGATCCAAACCATCTGGCAGGGATCGCCGGCACCGGATGGACAGGTTGAGATCAACAGTCTCTCCGCGGTCCCCGAGGTGAATTTCTTTGAGGAATTGAACACGCTGATTGCTAAGTCTCCTCAGAAAGATGTGCTGTTGTTCGTACACGGGTTTAATGTCAATTTCCCCAGCGCGGTGCAGCGGGCGGCACAAATTGCTAATGAACTGCCCTTTAATGGAGCAGTAGTCTGTTACAGCTGGCCTTCGCAGGGTGGCGTCGAGAAGTATCTACTGGATGGTCAGGTTGCCCAGGCCAGTGTAGAGCCGATGGCGCAGTTCCTGGAAACAATGGTGAAATCAGTTCCCCAGGGAACGAAAATCAATATTGTGGTGCACAGCATGGGGAACCGTGTTGTGATGCGGGCCATGAATCGCCTGCCCGATAATTTTGCGGAAACCAAGCCCTTCCAGAATGTAGTGCTGGCGGCACCCGATGTGGGCGTGAGCGAATTCCGGAAGCTGGCACCCGCGATTATCGAACAGTCTGGTCGGGTCACCCTCTATTCCGGGTCGGGGGATGTGGCGCTGGTGGCTTCCGAAGCAGTCAATCAGGAACGCAGGGCAGGTGACTCCCGCGAGCCTTTAATTATGGAAGGCGTCGAGACCATAGATGTGTCCGCGGTCGACACCAGTTTCATGAGCCATTCCTATTATGGCAGTAATCGGGCCGTCTTGAGCGATCTGTTTGCGGTGTTGAAGCAGAACAGTTCCGCAACCCAGCGCAAATGGCTGGTCTCCCGGGAATTTCAGGGGCACCAGTACTGGGCATTTGACAAAGAACCGCCGGAAATCAGAAAAGTCAGGTCCGCCAGTCTGTGA
- a CDS encoding class I SAM-dependent methyltransferase → MKDSTSRFSDRVENYVKYRPSYPEAVLDCLKTNCGLTPESLIADIGSGTGISSQLFLEHHNTVYGVEPNAEMRSAAERLLGAYQNFHSINGTAEETSLPTGKFDIVVAGQAFHWFDQQRARQEFQRILKPGGWGALIWNERRTDTTPFLRAYEALLLEYATDYQDVNHTRITDEDFAHFFAPDSFSKFTFQNEQIFDLPALTGRVLSSSYCPNQGDAGYDEMLSQLEVIFEAHQTAGKVRFEYDTNVYLGQFA, encoded by the coding sequence ATGAAAGACAGTACCAGTCGCTTCTCTGATCGCGTTGAAAATTATGTTAAATACCGACCGAGTTACCCGGAAGCGGTTCTGGACTGCTTGAAGACAAACTGTGGTCTTACCCCCGAATCCCTGATTGCCGACATCGGATCGGGCACCGGGATTTCCTCTCAACTTTTCCTGGAGCACCATAATACCGTTTATGGTGTTGAGCCGAATGCCGAGATGCGGTCGGCGGCGGAACGACTGCTCGGGGCTTATCAGAACTTTCACAGTATCAACGGAACGGCTGAAGAGACCAGTCTGCCGACAGGGAAGTTTGATATTGTCGTCGCAGGGCAGGCCTTTCACTGGTTTGACCAGCAACGTGCCAGGCAGGAGTTTCAGCGGATTCTGAAACCGGGAGGCTGGGGGGCTCTGATCTGGAATGAACGCAGAACTGATACAACGCCCTTTCTGCGGGCATATGAAGCTTTGCTGCTCGAATACGCCACCGATTACCAGGATGTGAATCACACCCGAATTACGGATGAAGATTTTGCCCACTTTTTTGCTCCTGACTCATTCAGCAAATTTACATTTCAGAATGAACAGATCTTCGATCTGCCCGCGTTGACGGGGCGAGTGCTCTCGTCGTCTTACTGTCCCAATCAGGGGGATGCCGGGTACGACGAAATGCTGAGTCAGCTGGAAGTAATCTTCGAAGCTCATCAGACAGCAGGCAAGGTGCGGTTTGAATACGATACTAATGTGTATCTGGGGCAGTTTGCCTGA